From Rhodoferax sp. AJA081-3, the proteins below share one genomic window:
- the mdtH gene encoding multidrug efflux MFS transporter MdtH: MAAQRARRLGRRFIMFDNLLVVAGFFCVFPLISLHFVDQMGWAAAAVGLALGLRQLVQQGLGLVGGSLADRFGAKPLIVAGMLLRAAGFAAMAVAQHPGVLVFSCLLSGLGGMLFDPPRSALIIKLTHARERSRFYSLLMMQDSAGAMGGALLGTWLLGFDFFWVAMGGCAVFVLAALANAVLLPAYRVASVRTAPLAAMRTVLGDKAFLVFVFTLSGYYALGVQIMLLIPVTIKELAGTAQAVSWMYALDAVLSLTLLYPLARWGERHLRLETRVLAGVLTMSVSIAAMAWVASVHAAFVILSIFFIGSLISEPAREALLARYAKPQARASYMGMGRIGLAIGGLFGYTGGGMLLDYARDHKLPMLPWLSLACVGLATWLALRWQFSPARDRVAARAATLPVAL; encoded by the coding sequence ATGGCTGCACAACGCGCACGACGGCTGGGCCGACGCTTCATCATGTTCGACAACCTGCTGGTGGTTGCCGGATTTTTCTGCGTTTTTCCGCTGATCAGCCTGCATTTTGTGGACCAGATGGGCTGGGCCGCTGCCGCAGTGGGTCTGGCTCTGGGTCTGCGCCAACTGGTGCAACAAGGCCTGGGTCTGGTAGGTGGATCGCTTGCCGATCGTTTTGGCGCCAAGCCCCTGATCGTGGCCGGCATGTTGTTACGGGCCGCCGGTTTTGCGGCCATGGCCGTGGCCCAGCATCCCGGTGTACTGGTCTTCTCCTGCCTGTTGTCGGGTCTGGGTGGCATGTTGTTTGACCCGCCGCGCAGTGCCCTGATCATCAAGCTCACGCATGCCCGCGAGCGCAGCCGCTTTTACAGCCTGCTGATGATGCAGGACAGTGCGGGTGCCATGGGCGGTGCACTGCTGGGCACCTGGTTGCTGGGGTTTGATTTTTTCTGGGTTGCCATGGGTGGCTGTGCCGTATTTGTATTGGCTGCGCTGGCCAATGCCGTCTTGCTGCCGGCCTACCGGGTGGCATCGGTGCGCACAGCGCCACTGGCGGCTATGCGCACCGTGCTGGGCGACAAGGCGTTTCTGGTGTTTGTATTCACGCTCAGCGGCTACTACGCGCTGGGTGTGCAGATCATGCTGTTGATACCGGTGACCATCAAGGAACTGGCGGGCACGGCCCAGGCTGTCAGCTGGATGTATGCACTGGATGCGGTGTTGTCGCTGACCCTGCTCTACCCGCTGGCGCGCTGGGGTGAGCGCCATCTGCGGCTGGAGACGCGGGTGCTGGCCGGGGTGTTGACCATGTCGGTCAGCATTGCCGCTATGGCTTGGGTGGCCAGTGTGCATGCGGCGTTTGTGATCCTGTCGATCTTCTTCATTGGCTCGCTGATTTCCGAACCGGCACGCGAGGCCCTGTTGGCCCGATATGCCAAACCCCAGGCGCGCGCCAGCTACATGGGCATGGGCCGCATAGGCCTGGCGATTGGTGGCCTGTTTGGCTACACCGGGGGCGGCATGCTGCTGGACTACGCGCGAGACCACAAATTACCCATGCTGCCGTGGCTGAGTCTGGCCTGTGTGGGCCTGGCAACCTGGCTGGCACTGCGCTGGCAGTTTTCGCCCGCGCGTGATCGTGTCGCAGCCCGTGCCGCCACCTTACCCGTGGCCCTGTAA
- a CDS encoding triacylglycerol lipase, whose protein sequence is MATQTHSSASSSSHPPAPSAWLMAMELRAPWEFGAVIPAWPMLQRAPAGDGHSVIVFPGLSASDTSTLPLRGYLKGLGYDVSGWNQSHNFGPRAGVLQEARRQVQAACDESGRKVSLIGWSLGGVYARELAKELPHCVRSVITLGTPFSGSHKSTNAWRVYELTSGRKVEHETEHFDLPTAPPVPTTSIFTRTDGVVAWQASLQAPCKTNPHTENIEVYASHMGLGLNPTAWWAVADRLAQAQGQWSPFARKGGLQGLLFPNPHR, encoded by the coding sequence ATGGCAACCCAGACCCACAGCAGCGCAAGTTCTTCGTCCCACCCTCCGGCGCCCAGCGCCTGGCTGATGGCCATGGAGCTCAGGGCGCCGTGGGAATTTGGCGCCGTGATTCCGGCCTGGCCGATGTTGCAGCGTGCGCCCGCAGGCGACGGGCATTCCGTGATTGTGTTCCCTGGTCTGTCGGCCAGCGACACCTCCACCTTGCCGCTGCGCGGTTATCTGAAGGGCCTGGGTTACGACGTGTCGGGCTGGAACCAGAGCCACAACTTCGGACCCCGCGCCGGTGTGCTGCAGGAAGCGCGGCGCCAGGTGCAGGCGGCCTGTGACGAGAGTGGCCGCAAGGTAAGCCTCATAGGCTGGAGTCTGGGTGGTGTGTATGCGCGAGAGTTGGCCAAGGAGCTACCGCACTGTGTGCGCAGCGTCATCACGCTGGGTACGCCGTTTTCGGGTTCGCACAAAAGCACCAATGCCTGGCGCGTTTACGAACTCACCAGTGGGCGCAAGGTGGAGCACGAAACCGAACACTTTGACTTGCCCACGGCCCCTCCTGTGCCAACCACATCCATCTTCACCCGCACCGACGGTGTGGTGGCCTGGCAAGCCAGCCTGCAAGCGCCCTGCAAAACCAATCCGCATACCGAGAACATCGAGGTGTATGCCAGCCACATGGGCCTGGGGCTCAACCCGACGGCCTGGTGGGCGGTGGCCGACAGGCTGGCGCAAGCGCAAGGCCAATGGAGCCCTTTTGCCCGCAAAGGTGGACTCCAGGGTCTGCTGTTCCCCAACCCCCATCGCTGA
- a CDS encoding GNAT family N-acetyltransferase, producing the protein MKTPAEVINGVRVRLRRAAPEDAKRLFTAATDPDVMKYMEWAAQTSDSQTRAHLEQVARRWQEGTEFQWIVEERATGNLAGTISCRPKGHSADFGYFLARSQWGKGLALDAGALVFDWLKVQPEIFRIWATADAENIRSHRVLERLGLQKEGVMRMATYRPNIGGPPRDTALYAWHRASIT; encoded by the coding sequence ATGAAGACCCCAGCAGAAGTGATCAATGGTGTACGCGTGAGGCTGCGACGCGCGGCACCCGAAGACGCCAAACGCCTGTTCACGGCCGCCACGGATCCTGACGTCATGAAGTACATGGAATGGGCTGCACAAACCAGTGACTCCCAGACGCGCGCGCACCTCGAACAAGTCGCCCGCCGTTGGCAGGAGGGAACCGAGTTCCAATGGATCGTGGAAGAGCGCGCGACTGGCAACTTGGCTGGGACCATATCCTGTCGCCCGAAGGGACACTCCGCTGATTTCGGGTATTTTCTTGCCAGGTCACAATGGGGCAAAGGGTTGGCACTCGACGCTGGCGCGCTCGTCTTCGATTGGCTGAAGGTACAACCGGAGATCTTTCGTATCTGGGCGACGGCGGATGCAGAAAACATCAGGTCACACCGGGTGCTTGAGCGGCTGGGCCTCCAAAAGGAGGGCGTAATGCGCATGGCTACGTACCGCCCGAACATTGGTGGCCCTCCACGTGATACTGCGCTGTACGCTTGGCATCGTGCCTCGATTACCTAA
- a CDS encoding phospholipase D-like domain-containing protein: MATSTTPAVAAADIGNLLGQLDASLTDLRLDDDEKHSLAQTLRQAQPPEDGFRQLRNHAFTLARNRLAAQQDPVAVLRWVEAVVRALDVARAPVQATRSNACFSPGEACLNTIVQHFRSARRSVDFCVFTLSDDRIAQEVLAAHARGVALRFITDNDKETDSGSDVTRLRAAGVPTAVDRTDAHMHHKFAIFDGQWLLNGSYNWTRSACSHNEENLVATNDVALVRQFQGAFDQLWGQLVD, from the coding sequence ATGGCAACATCCACTACACCCGCCGTGGCCGCTGCAGATATTGGAAACCTGTTGGGCCAGTTGGATGCCTCCCTGACCGACCTGCGCCTGGACGACGATGAAAAACACAGCCTGGCCCAAACCCTGCGCCAGGCTCAGCCGCCAGAAGACGGCTTTCGCCAACTGCGCAACCACGCCTTCACGCTGGCGCGCAACCGGCTGGCCGCGCAGCAAGACCCCGTTGCTGTGTTGCGCTGGGTGGAAGCCGTGGTGCGCGCACTGGACGTGGCCCGTGCGCCCGTACAGGCTACACGCTCCAACGCCTGCTTCAGCCCCGGCGAGGCTTGCCTCAACACCATCGTCCAACACTTCCGCAGCGCCCGCCGTAGTGTGGACTTCTGCGTCTTCACCCTGTCCGACGACCGCATCGCCCAAGAGGTGCTGGCCGCGCACGCCCGTGGCGTGGCCTTGCGTTTCATCACCGACAACGACAAGGAAACCGACTCCGGAAGTGACGTCACGCGCCTGCGCGCAGCGGGTGTGCCCACCGCAGTCGACCGCACGGACGCGCACATGCACCACAAGTTTGCGATCTTTGATGGGCAGTGGTTGTTGAATGGCAGCTACAACTGGACGCGCAGTGCTTGTTCGCACAATGAAGAGAATTTGGTGGCGACGAATGACGTTGCGCTGGTGCGGCAGTTTCAGGGGGCGTTTGATCAGTTGTGGGGGCAGTTGGTCGATTGA
- a CDS encoding LysR family transcriptional regulator: MSISVDDLQLLVDIVDCGSFSQAAARRGWSQPQVSHRVGLLEADIGTPLFQRHRRGALPTAACDAFLPAAKEALAALDQGRKAIQHTPPLPLVTLACLPSLASVVFGPILVALAQAPMEIRCRTDHSPAIMEELLTGKSHLGFVLKCPPMAGIQMERIWRSRIVAVVHRSHRLARSKPKTLAAIANEQLAPQSWGDGCYQLIDQLRGLRTVPGPIHTIQPASAAREMALEHGFLTFMPEVAVKRELREGKLVKLDLQDLPLWEWEVMVAWRSGKRADASKQRVLDTVRAMAADWA; this comes from the coding sequence ATGTCTATTAGCGTTGATGATTTGCAGTTGCTGGTGGATATCGTGGACTGCGGCAGCTTCAGCCAGGCCGCAGCGCGCCGCGGTTGGTCGCAGCCCCAGGTCAGCCACCGTGTGGGTCTGCTGGAGGCTGATATCGGCACGCCTTTGTTCCAGCGCCACCGCCGCGGCGCCTTGCCTACTGCGGCCTGTGATGCGTTTTTACCCGCCGCCAAAGAGGCCCTTGCGGCACTGGATCAGGGTCGCAAGGCCATACAACACACACCGCCCTTGCCCTTGGTCACACTGGCGTGTTTGCCGTCTCTAGCATCGGTGGTGTTTGGACCCATCTTGGTAGCACTGGCCCAGGCGCCGATGGAGATACGCTGCCGCACCGACCACTCGCCTGCCATCATGGAAGAGCTGCTCACCGGCAAGTCACATCTGGGTTTTGTGCTGAAGTGCCCGCCCATGGCGGGCATACAGATGGAGCGCATCTGGCGCTCACGCATCGTGGCCGTGGTCCACCGCAGCCACCGGCTGGCGCGCTCCAAACCAAAAACGCTGGCTGCCATTGCCAATGAACAACTGGCACCGCAATCCTGGGGCGATGGCTGTTACCAGCTCATCGACCAATTGCGCGGCCTGCGCACCGTGCCCGGCCCCATCCACACCATACAACCCGCCAGCGCTGCGCGGGAGATGGCGCTGGAGCATGGCTTTCTGACCTTCATGCCCGAGGTGGCTGTCAAACGTGAACTGCGCGAGGGCAAGTTGGTCAAGCTGGACTTGCAGGACCTGCCACTATGGGAGTGGGAGGTGATGGTGGCTTGGCGCAGCGGCAAGCGGGCAGACGCCAGCAAGCAGCGTGTGCTGGACACTGTGCGGGCCATGGCCGCCGACTGGGCCTAG
- a CDS encoding patatin-like phospholipase family protein, translating to MRNGSSPSPAWFTRLGRAPPPTLNLALQGGGAHGAFTWGVLDALLDHPDLAFEGLSGSSAGAMNVVVFAHGWMLGGRDGARQGLADFWTEVGRQMPWHTTTQGEGDATSLSTATRLMANWAGHFSPSQLNPFALNPLRDMLERQIDFERLRSSSPFKLFIAATQANTGKLRIFRESDLTLDKLLASACLPKIHHPVLIDGEPYWDGGYSANPAVFPLFYDCQTSDVLLVLLSPLKHADTPHSVHAIEARIAELSFSAHFMREMNMFARAKAYARNSWLTWGRLERRLQGMRFHMVDSSQLPLLERGETRMLAHGPFLELLKEHGQQRARQWLASHGAAVGQASSIDLVQLFG from the coding sequence ATGCGCAACGGTTCATCGCCCAGCCCGGCATGGTTCACCCGCCTGGGCCGTGCGCCCCCGCCCACCCTCAACCTGGCGTTGCAAGGTGGTGGTGCGCACGGTGCCTTCACCTGGGGTGTGCTGGATGCCCTGTTGGACCACCCAGACCTGGCGTTTGAAGGCCTGAGCGGCAGCAGCGCCGGGGCCATGAACGTAGTGGTCTTTGCGCACGGGTGGATGCTGGGCGGGCGCGACGGTGCGCGCCAGGGCCTGGCAGACTTCTGGACTGAGGTCGGCCGCCAGATGCCGTGGCACACCACGACCCAGGGCGAGGGTGATGCCACCAGCCTGTCCACTGCAACACGTTTGATGGCAAACTGGGCCGGGCACTTTTCGCCCTCGCAGCTCAACCCCTTTGCACTGAACCCGCTGCGCGACATGCTGGAGCGCCAGATAGATTTTGAACGGCTGCGCAGCAGCAGCCCCTTCAAACTATTCATTGCTGCCACGCAGGCCAACACGGGCAAGCTGCGTATCTTCCGCGAGTCGGATTTGACCCTGGACAAGCTGTTGGCCTCGGCCTGCCTGCCCAAGATCCACCATCCGGTGCTGATCGACGGCGAGCCGTATTGGGACGGTGGCTATAGCGCCAACCCGGCGGTCTTTCCGCTGTTTTACGACTGCCAGACATCCGATGTGTTGCTGGTGCTGCTGAGCCCGCTGAAACACGCGGACACACCCCACAGCGTGCATGCGATAGAAGCCCGTATCGCCGAGTTGAGCTTCAGCGCCCACTTCATGCGCGAGATGAACATGTTTGCGCGGGCCAAGGCCTATGCCCGCAACAGCTGGCTCACATGGGGGCGGCTGGAGCGGCGTTTGCAGGGCATGCGCTTCCACATGGTTGATTCCAGCCAGTTGCCGCTGCTGGAACGTGGTGAAACCCGCATGCTGGCGCATGGCCCGTTTCTGGAGTTATTGAAGGAACACGGCCAGCAACGTGCCCGCCAATGGTTGGCCAGCCATGGCGCAGCGGTGGGCCAGGCGTCGTCCATTGATCTGGTGCAGCTTTTTGGCTGA
- a CDS encoding YafY family protein, which yields MEKPLQRVLAALELLQSHSSLSGAQLAELIGVDRRTVRRYIVELENFGVPIRSTRGRDGHYALMPGYKLPPMMFSNDETLALSVGLRVARDLGLGDMAPAVASAQAKLDRVMPAQLRRKIGDLNAVMALDLAPPRAHSGSEFFAEVTRCASAGQTLRMHYCALDGSVTEREIDPYGMGYLNGAWYVVGHCHLRRGLRSFRLDRIQAVQSCPKSFGVPVGFNVLEYLRESIAALERTHAVVVHFPQAEMAVVRRAIPSSIGKLTQKRGHIRLDAQADDLDWFARELARLNLAFDIVQPKALKRALVAHVQRLLQGHG from the coding sequence ATGGAAAAACCCCTGCAACGTGTGCTGGCCGCGCTGGAGCTGCTGCAATCCCACTCCAGCCTCAGCGGTGCACAACTCGCTGAGTTAATCGGCGTGGACCGCCGCACCGTGCGGCGCTACATCGTCGAGCTGGAAAACTTTGGTGTGCCGATACGCAGCACGCGTGGGCGTGATGGCCATTACGCGCTGATGCCTGGCTACAAGCTGCCACCCATGATGTTCAGCAATGACGAAACGCTGGCCTTGTCGGTGGGCTTGCGCGTGGCGCGTGATCTGGGCCTGGGTGACATGGCGCCAGCGGTAGCTAGCGCGCAGGCCAAGCTGGACCGTGTGATGCCTGCCCAACTGCGGCGCAAAATTGGCGACCTCAATGCTGTGATGGCGCTGGACCTGGCCCCACCCCGGGCGCACAGTGGCAGTGAATTTTTTGCCGAGGTGACGCGTTGCGCCAGCGCCGGGCAAACCCTGCGGATGCACTACTGCGCACTGGATGGCAGCGTGACCGAACGCGAGATCGACCCCTATGGCATGGGTTACCTCAACGGCGCCTGGTATGTGGTGGGCCACTGCCACCTGCGCCGTGGCCTGCGCTCGTTCCGGCTGGACCGGATACAGGCTGTGCAGTCTTGCCCCAAATCCTTTGGGGTGCCGGTAGGCTTCAACGTGTTGGAGTACCTGCGGGAATCGATTGCGGCCCTAGAGCGCACACATGCTGTGGTGGTGCATTTCCCACAGGCCGAGATGGCGGTGGTGCGGCGTGCTATCCCGTCGAGCATCGGCAAGCTCACGCAGAAGCGGGGCCACATCCGGCTGGACGCGCAGGCCGATGACCTGGACTGGTTTGCGCGTGAGCTGGCGCGTTTGAATCTGGCGTTCGACATTGTTCAACCCAAGGCGCTAAAACGCGCACTGGTAGCGCATGTGCAACGCCTCTTACAGGGCCACGGGTAA
- a CDS encoding LysE family translocator, translating into MAPDLWLYFLAVLAVILLPGMDMAFVMASSLGAGRGGAVSSVLGIATGGAIHVIVGATGMAALMVLFPQLFRVMLVIGTLYLLWVGWGIYRSADSAAPAQTDVAPLSASTIYRQAVTTCLLNPKAYAFTLALFPAFVRADTRSLLAQTLALCLITVGTQIAVYGTVATLALRSRAFLQARQRVMARAMGSMLMVCALLTATQAWAAS; encoded by the coding sequence ATGGCACCCGATCTCTGGCTCTACTTCCTGGCGGTTCTCGCCGTCATCTTGTTACCCGGCATGGACATGGCCTTTGTGATGGCCAGCAGCCTGGGGGCCGGGCGTGGGGGTGCCGTCAGCTCGGTGCTGGGCATTGCAACCGGGGGTGCCATCCATGTCATCGTGGGGGCAACCGGCATGGCTGCGTTGATGGTGTTGTTCCCCCAGCTGTTTCGGGTCATGCTGGTCATCGGCACGCTGTACCTGCTGTGGGTCGGGTGGGGAATTTATCGCAGTGCCGACTCGGCCGCGCCTGCGCAAACCGATGTGGCGCCGCTGTCTGCTTCCACCATCTACCGCCAGGCGGTCACCACCTGCCTGCTCAACCCCAAGGCCTATGCGTTTACGCTGGCGCTGTTTCCTGCTTTTGTGCGGGCCGACACACGCTCGTTGCTGGCGCAGACACTGGCCCTGTGCCTGATCACCGTCGGCACGCAGATAGCCGTCTACGGCACCGTGGCGACACTGGCCTTGCGCTCCCGCGCCTTTTTGCAGGCACGCCAACGGGTGATGGCACGGGCCATGGGCTCCATGCTGATGGTGTGTGCACTGCTGACGGCCACCCAAGCCTGGGCGGCAAGCTGA
- a CDS encoding error-prone DNA polymerase, protein MQPYLPLAYAELHCLSSFSFQRGASQPEELVQRAAALGYSALAITDECSVAGVVRAHVALRELNADVKGNLKLLLGAEFSVALGPGLDFTAVVLVHNLQGWGNLCQFITVARRAAPKGQYQVGWQGAANQALWAQLSHCEVLLVFQDAMNIEAAYSISAGARGLFGSSLWLAAAFHLGPDDALRRVRLQQLSALSGVPIVATGGVRMHVRSRKPLHDVMTAVRLGQPVAQCGFALQANAERHLRSCARLAALYPAEWLANTLVVAGKCNFDLMEIAYHYPMEPVLPGHTPAQTLRQYCEEGARQRYPTGMPQDIRQRVEHELALISELRFEMYFLTVHDIVRFARSVGILCQGRGSAANSVVCYCLHITEANPQETSLMFERFISRERNEPPDIDVDFEHQRREEVIQYIYNKYGRERAAIAATVISYRPRSALRDVGHALDIPEALITELSKEHPGMYNREVLVERLQSAVDQLDPDCVPPPLDRLELWMSLAIQLQGFPRHLSQHVGGFVLTQGPLTRLVPVENAAMKDRSIIQWDKDDLQAVRLMKVDVLALGMLSAIRRCLELVTQRRQMPRPMTLQDIPREDVPTYDMICKADTVGVFQIESRAQMSMLPRLRPRTYYDLVVQVAIVRPGPIQGGMVHPYLKARNNPELAQSPYPALRKALGRTHGVPIFQEQVMQIAVLAADFTPGEADDLRRSMAAWKRHGNVSQYHDRLVNGMLKNDYPLEFAEAIFRQMEGFGEYGFPESHAASFAILVYFSCWFKWHEPACFLVALLNSQPLGFYGPSQLVQDAQRHGVEVRPVDVSHSDWDCTLECMGSDHRTAQQGVCSDPICSSPGQPAVRLGLRMVSGLRKDVGERIAAERVQHAFTNTQDLALRCGLNELDLKALASADALLSLSGHRRQQVWDASALKPAPVLLQGIPIDEDELLLPAAAEGEEVVFDYASVGLTLRSHPLALMRGELAKKKLLTATQLATLPHGRLVRACGLVTMRQRPQTAKGVIFITLEDETGSVNVIVWKAVRERFRQEVYRSRLLMVYGEWQRDEESGGNVRHVIAKTLVDLTPMLGDLATTSRDFH, encoded by the coding sequence ATGCAACCCTACCTACCGCTCGCCTATGCCGAGCTGCACTGCCTGAGCAGTTTCAGCTTCCAGCGCGGCGCGTCCCAGCCCGAAGAACTGGTGCAACGGGCTGCGGCCCTGGGTTATAGCGCACTGGCCATTACCGACGAATGCTCGGTGGCGGGCGTGGTGCGGGCGCATGTTGCGCTGCGCGAGCTGAATGCGGATGTGAAAGGGAATCTGAAGCTGCTGCTGGGCGCCGAGTTCTCCGTGGCTCTGGGACCCGGCCTGGACTTCACCGCGGTGGTGCTGGTGCACAACCTGCAGGGCTGGGGCAATCTGTGCCAGTTCATCACGGTGGCGCGCCGGGCCGCGCCCAAGGGGCAGTACCAGGTGGGCTGGCAGGGCGCCGCCAACCAGGCCCTGTGGGCACAACTCAGCCACTGCGAGGTGTTGCTGGTCTTTCAAGATGCTATGAATATAGAAGCGGCATACTCAATATCCGCGGGGGCTAGAGGCCTATTTGGCTCAAGCCTTTGGCTGGCGGCGGCCTTCCACCTGGGGCCGGACGATGCCCTGCGGCGGGTGCGCCTGCAGCAGCTGTCCGCGCTCAGCGGTGTGCCCATCGTGGCCACGGGCGGTGTGCGCATGCACGTGCGCTCGCGCAAACCCCTGCACGATGTGATGACCGCCGTGCGCCTGGGGCAGCCGGTGGCGCAATGCGGCTTTGCGCTGCAGGCCAATGCCGAGCGGCATCTGCGTTCGTGTGCGCGGCTGGCCGCGCTCTATCCCGCCGAGTGGCTGGCCAACACACTAGTGGTTGCGGGCAAGTGCAACTTTGACCTGATGGAGATTGCGTACCACTACCCGATGGAACCCGTTCTGCCTGGTCATACGCCGGCACAGACGCTGCGCCAATACTGCGAAGAAGGGGCACGGCAGCGCTACCCCACCGGCATGCCGCAGGACATCCGGCAGCGCGTGGAGCATGAGCTGGCGCTGATCAGTGAGCTGCGGTTCGAGATGTACTTCCTGACCGTGCACGACATCGTGCGTTTTGCGCGCAGCGTGGGCATCCTGTGCCAGGGCCGTGGCTCCGCAGCCAATTCGGTGGTGTGTTACTGCCTGCACATCACCGAGGCCAATCCGCAAGAGACGTCACTGATGTTCGAACGCTTCATCAGCCGCGAGCGCAACGAGCCGCCCGACATCGATGTGGACTTTGAACACCAGCGGCGCGAAGAAGTCATCCAGTACATCTACAACAAATACGGCCGGGAGCGGGCCGCGATTGCCGCCACCGTCATCAGCTACCGTCCACGCAGTGCGCTGCGCGATGTGGGCCACGCGCTGGACATCCCCGAAGCACTGATCACCGAACTGTCCAAGGAGCACCCCGGCATGTACAACCGCGAGGTGCTGGTGGAGCGTCTGCAAAGCGCGGTGGACCAGTTGGACCCCGACTGTGTGCCGCCGCCGCTGGATCGCCTGGAGCTGTGGATGTCGCTGGCCATACAGCTGCAAGGCTTCCCGCGCCACCTGAGCCAGCATGTGGGTGGCTTTGTGCTGACACAGGGGCCGTTGACCCGGCTGGTGCCGGTGGAAAACGCCGCCATGAAGGACCGCTCCATCATCCAGTGGGACAAGGACGATTTACAAGCCGTGCGCCTGATGAAGGTGGACGTGTTGGCACTGGGCATGCTCAGCGCCATACGCCGCTGCCTGGAATTGGTGACGCAGCGGCGCCAAATGCCACGCCCCATGACTTTGCAAGACATTCCCCGCGAAGACGTCCCCACCTACGACATGATCTGCAAGGCAGACACGGTAGGCGTATTCCAGATCGAGAGCCGGGCACAGATGAGCATGCTGCCGCGCTTGCGGCCCCGCACGTACTACGATTTGGTGGTGCAGGTGGCCATCGTGCGGCCGGGGCCGATTCAGGGCGGCATGGTGCATCCCTACCTGAAGGCTCGCAACAACCCGGAACTGGCGCAGTCCCCCTACCCAGCACTGCGCAAAGCCTTGGGCCGCACCCATGGCGTGCCCATATTTCAGGAGCAGGTGATGCAGATCGCGGTGCTGGCTGCGGACTTTACGCCGGGCGAGGCCGATGACCTGCGCCGTTCCATGGCAGCGTGGAAGCGCCATGGCAATGTGAGCCAATACCACGACAGGCTGGTCAACGGCATGCTTAAGAACGACTACCCCTTGGAGTTTGCCGAAGCCATCTTCCGCCAGATGGAAGGTTTTGGCGAATACGGTTTCCCTGAGAGCCACGCCGCCAGTTTTGCCATCCTGGTCTATTTCAGTTGCTGGTTTAAATGGCACGAGCCCGCCTGTTTTCTCGTCGCGCTGCTCAACAGCCAACCACTGGGCTTTTACGGCCCTTCCCAACTGGTGCAGGACGCACAACGCCACGGAGTGGAGGTGCGCCCCGTGGACGTGTCGCACAGCGACTGGGATTGCACTTTGGAATGCATGGGGTCAGACCACCGCACTGCGCAGCAGGGTGTGTGCTCTGACCCCATCTGTTCATCCCCCGGCCAACCCGCCGTGCGCCTGGGCCTGCGCATGGTCAGCGGCCTGCGCAAAGACGTGGGGGAGCGCATCGCCGCCGAACGGGTGCAACACGCCTTCACCAACACCCAAGACCTGGCCCTGCGCTGTGGCTTGAACGAGCTGGACTTGAAGGCCCTGGCCAGTGCCGATGCCTTGTTATCCCTGTCGGGCCACCGCCGCCAGCAGGTGTGGGACGCATCGGCCCTCAAGCCCGCGCCAGTGTTGTTACAGGGCATCCCGATTGATGAGGACGAGCTGCTGCTGCCCGCTGCCGCCGAGGGGGAAGAAGTGGTGTTTGATTACGCCTCGGTGGGCCTGACCTTGCGCAGCCATCCGCTGGCGTTGATGCGCGGTGAACTGGCCAAGAAAAAACTGCTGACCGCCACGCAACTGGCCACCCTGCCGCACGGCCGCCTGGTGCGTGCCTGCGGCCTGGTCACCATGCGCCAGCGCCCCCAGACCGCCAAGGGCGTCATCTTCATCACACTGGAGGACGAGACCGGCAGTGTGAATGTGATCGTGTGGAAGGCGGTACGCGAGCGCTTCCGCCAAGAGGTGTATCGATCCCGCCTGCTGATGGTGTACGGTGAGTGGCAGCGCGACGAAGAGAGCGGCGGCAACGTCCGCCACGTGATTGCCAAAACGCTGGTAGACCTGACACCCATGCTGGGTGATCTGGCCACAACCAGTCGGGATTTCCATTGA
- a CDS encoding universal stress protein has product MFKHILIPTDGSELSNMAITQGVKFAKEINARVTGITVTMPYHFFALEASMLVDSMDLYAADSKAMAARNLQVLKDAAQAAGVECAAVHSVNEHPYEEIVKTAREAGCDVIFMASHGRRGIQALIMGGETHKVLTHTKIPVLVFR; this is encoded by the coding sequence ATGTTCAAGCACATACTGATCCCGACCGACGGCTCGGAGCTATCCAATATGGCCATCACCCAAGGTGTGAAATTTGCCAAGGAGATCAATGCGCGGGTGACCGGCATCACGGTCACCATGCCCTACCACTTCTTTGCGCTGGAGGCTTCGATGCTGGTGGACTCCATGGACCTGTACGCCGCAGACAGCAAGGCCATGGCGGCGCGCAACCTGCAGGTGCTCAAAGACGCGGCACAGGCCGCCGGTGTGGAATGTGCTGCCGTACACAGCGTCAACGAACACCCCTACGAAGAAATTGTCAAAACCGCGCGCGAAGCGGGCTGTGACGTGATCTTCATGGCATCACACGGGCGCCGCGGCATACAGGCGCTGATCATGGGTGGTGAAACACACAAGGTGCTGACCCACACCAAAATCCCGGTGCTGGTTTTCCGCTAG